A genomic window from Camelus ferus isolate YT-003-E chromosome X, BCGSAC_Cfer_1.0, whole genome shotgun sequence includes:
- the LOC102513138 gene encoding protein S100-A11-like yields the protein MAKSSTPTETEWGIESLIAIFQRYAGRDGNNRKLSKTEFLTFMNAELAAFTKNQKDPGVLDHMMKKLDLNSDGQLDFQEFLNLIGGLAIACHDSFIKFTHFQK from the coding sequence ATGGCAAAATCATCCACCCCTACAGAGACTGAGTGGGGCATTGAATCTCTGATTGCTATTTTCCAAAGGTATGCAGGAAGGGACGGTAACAACCGCAAACTCTCCAAGACTGAGTTCCTAACCTTCATGAATGCAGAACTGGCTGCCTTCACGAAGAACCAGAAGGACCCTGGTGTCCTGGACCACATGATGAAGAAACTGGACCTCAACAGTGATGGCCAGCTAGATTTCCAGGAATTTCTTAATCTTATTGGTGGCCTGGCCATAGCTTGCCATGACTCTTTTATTAAGTTTACCCATTTCCAGAAGTAA